In Pseudonocardia sp. DSM 110487, the sequence GCCGCCGCGACCGACGGCAGCGGGTCGCCCGCACCGACCTCGACGCCGGCGGCGTCGGCGATGGCGGGCACCACGTCGTCGAGCCGGAGCGGCGCGAGCTCGACGAGCCGCGCGGCGCGGCCCTCGACCGCCCGCGCCGCCTCGATCGCCAGCCGCGACTTCCCGCTCCCCGGCCCGCCGACGAGCGTGATGATGCCGGGGACGGCGAGCGTCTCGAGCAACGCGGCGAGGTCGGCGTCGCGCCCGACGAAGCTCGTACCCGGAACGGGCAGGGACCGGCCGGACGGGGACGCCCCGGCCGATGCCGGAGCCGGCACCTCAGGGGCGAGCAACGCGGGGTCCTGGCGCAGGATCCGCAGCTCCAGATCGGCGGTGGCGGGTGCCGGGTCGACGCCGAGCTCGCCTGCGAGGGACCGGCGCAGCCGGGCGAGCCGGTCGAGCGCGTCGGCCTGCCGGCCCGCGCGGTAGAGCGCATGGGCGAGCAGGCAGGCGATCGGCTCGTGCAGCGGGTGGGCTCCGGCAAGGCCGGTCAGCTCCGCGACGCTCTCCCCGCCCGCGCCCAGCTCCAGCCCGGCTCGCAGGCGCTGGACCGTCAGCTCCAGCCACCACGCGTCCAGCCGCTCCCCCTCGGCCAGCGCGTACGGCACGGCGCGCAGGTCGGCGAGCGCGGCGCCGCGCCAGCGCGCCAGTGCCTCTGCGGCGGCGGCGCGGACTCCGGCGTGGTCGTCCGACCTGGCGGCGGCGTGCATCCGCGCGGCGGCGTCCTCGGCCGCGAGGAGGTCCGTCGGCCCGCCCGCGACCCGGTACCCGGCGGGAGTGCGGCCCAGCACGGCGGCGTGCTCGCCCAGCGCGCCACGCAGCCGTGACGCGACGACCCGCAGCCGTTGCGGGGCCCGGTTCAGCTCGACGTCGCCCCACAGGTCGGCGGCGAGCCGCTCGTCGGGGACCGGCGTCCCGCGGGCCAGCACCAGCCGCACCAGCAGCGCCCGTTCCAGCGGCCGGTCGACGGGCACGGCGGGACCGCCGCTCGTGATCATGGTCGGGCCGAGCACCCGTACGTCGAGCGGATGGGCCGTCACGCGAGTACGTCGAGGAGGCCGGCCGTTGAGCCCGGACCGGGGAGGAGTATCTGGACGACCGCCCTGCGCAGCCAGTCGGTGTAGCGCCGCTCGGTCCACCCGGCCTGGTCAACGAGCCGCTGGCACTGCTCGGAACGCATGACCACCCACAGCAGGTCGCCGAGCTCGTCGACGGGAACCTCGGTGCGCAGCACCCCGCGTTCGGCCAGTAGCGCGACGGTGAGCCGGTTGTCCAGCCTGGCGAGCTGCTCGCAGTGCTGGAGCGCCGCATCGAGATCCGGATCGGACGCCGCGGCCCGCCGCAGCGCCTCCCAGCGGGCACCCATCCGGATGTTCGCGGCGGCCGCGAACGTCGCGATTCCTTCGACGACGTCCATCGCCGCCTGCGGGTCCAGCCTGGCCAGACCACGCGCGAACACGTGCTCGCGCGGCTGCCCCTCGCCGATGGCGGCGGCCACCTCGTACAGCGCCATCGCCGCCTTGCCGTCGCCGAGGTACAGGTATCCTGCGGCCGCCATCTCGGTCAGCGCCGCGAGGAAGCGGGCGTCGTCACTCTTCTCGGCGACCGCCCGGCCGGCCTCCAGCGCCTCGAGCCCCGCCGCCGCGTTGTCGCGCTGGATCTCGATCGTGCCGAGGTAGAGGTGCGCCGTCATGATCAGCTCGGCGTTGCCGGAGCGGGCGGCGAGCTCGCACGTGCGGGCGAGCAGCTGCGCCACCTCGTCGATCTCGCCGAGGAGCGCACTCGCCAGACCGTGGAACAGCAGCGCCCAGCACTGGTCCTCGAGGCGCGCGCCCTCGGCGCCCACGAGCGCCGCGAGGTGGCGGCGCTCCTCCTCGAACTGGCCACGGGCCTGCCACCACCAGTGCAGCGCGAGCGCCAGCCGCAATCCCTCGGCCGAGCGCTCGGAGCGGGGTGCCCGCTCGAGCGCCTCGATCAGGTTGGGCCATTCGGCCTCGACGACGCCGAGGTCGGCCGCACGGGCGATCGTGCGACACCACTCGAGGTGGCGGTCCCTGATCTCCTCGGCCTCACCGGCGGCGGCGAGCTGCTCCAGCGCGTACTCCCGGACGGTCTCCAGGAGCGTGAACCGGTGCCGGCCCCGATCCGACTGCCGGGTGACGAGGCTGCGGTCCACGAGATCCGCAAGCAGCGACGCGACGTCATCGGCCGCGAGCGGCGGGCCCGCCGCGACCTGCTCGGCGGCCTCGAGCTCAAACCCCCCGGAGAACACGGCCACGCGGCGCAACAGCGTGCGTTCGGGCTCGCCGAGCAGGTCGTGACTCCACGCGAGCGCCGTGCGCATGCTGGTGTGCCGGGTGCCCGCGTCCCGGCGCCCGCCGACGAGCAACCGCAGCCGATCGGGCATCCGGCTGGCCAGCTGGGCGACGCTGAGCGTGCGGGTCAAGCCGGCCGCGAGCTCGATGCCGAGCGGCAGCCGGTCGACCGCGGCGCAGATCGTCCCGACGTCGCCCGGCTCTGCGTCGACGGAGATGCGCTGCCGGAACAGCGTCGCCGCGTCCCCCGCGCCGAGCGGGCCGATCCGGTGCTGCTCCTCCTCGGCGAGGAGCAGCGGGCGCTGCGAGCTGACGAGCACGGTGAGCTCGGTGTGCCGGCGTAGCGCGGTGACCAGCTCACCGACCTGTTCGACGACGTGCTCGGCGTTGTCGAGCACGAGCAGCGCGCCGCCGAGCGCCGCCGCGATCGCGCGGACCGGGTCGACTGACGTGGCCGGTACCCCGACGGCCACGCCGGCCGTCGCGGCGACCGACGCGGCGGGCTTCAGCGGGGCGAGCTCGACGAACACGGTCGGGCGGCCGCCGGCAGCCACCGTGGACGCCGCCTCGACGGCCAGGCGCGACTTGCCTGCGCCCGGCCCTCCGACGAGCGTGATCAGGCAGGGTTCCCGCAAGCGCTCGACCAGCACGGCGAGGTCGGCGTCCCGGCCGACGAACGTCGTGGCCGGGGCGGGCAACCGGGTGCCGACGGTCCGCGGGGGCGGCGGCTGTGTCATCGGTGGCCCGCTCATCGGCACCCGTGTGCTCGGCGCCGGCCCCGCCTCGAGGAGCGCCGGGTCGTGGCGCAGCATGCGCAGCTCGAGGTCGGCGAGGGCCGGTCCGAGGTCGACACCGAGCTCATCGGCGAGCGTGCGCCGCATCCGGGCGAGCCGGTCGAGCGCGTCGGTCTGACGGCCGCCGCGGTAGAGCGCGAGCGCAAGCAGCCCGCAGAGGCCCTCGTGCACGGGGTTCTCGGCGGCCAGCCGATCGAGCTCCGTGACGACCTCGGCAGCCGCGCCGAGGGCGAGATCGGCGGTGAGCCGCTGCACGAGCAGGTCCAGCCGCCACGCGTCGAGGCGCTCCCCCTCGACGGCCGCGAAGGCGACACCGCGCATGTCGCCGAGCGCTGGTCCCCGCCACATCGCGAGGGCTTCCGCTGCCGCCGAGCGGGCGGCAGCGGGATCGTTCGCGCGCCGGGCGGCGGCGAGCGCGTCGGCGGCCGACCGCGCCGCGAGCAGGTCGCGTGGCTGCGCGGAGAGTGCATACCCGGCCGGCGAGCGGCTCAGCACGCCCGCGTGCGGGCCGAGCGCCCTGCGCAGTCGCGAGGCGAGCACCCGCAGCCGTTCGGCGGGTCGCGTGATCTCGGCGTCGCCCCACAGGTCGGCGGTGAGCCGCTCGTCGGCGACGGGGGTGCCGGTCGCGAGTGCCAACCGGACCAGCAGCGCCCGCTCCAGCGGACGCTCGACCGTCAGCGCGGCGCCATCGGCCGTGCACTGTGCCGGGCCGAGCACCAGCACCTCGACCCCCGCGCCACCGATGTGCGCAGCCCCCATACGTACCAGCATCGCACTCCCCCTGATCAAGGAGTTCCGAGACCGCGTGCCCGGGGCGTGATACGTCCGTGAAGCATCCGTGAAGGCGGACACAGCAAGATTGGCGCCATGGAACGTGCAGGCCAGGTCGAGCTGGTCTTCAGTGGGGGAACGTCACGCACCGGCAACCACGTCAATCTCTCCGCGGTGCGCACCGAGGGCGAACACCTCTGGCTCGCAGGTGACGAGACGGCCACGATCGAGCGCCTCGTGCTCGACTCCCCGTCGGCGCCGACCCGGGGCGGGTGCGAGCGCAGCTTCGCGCTCGCCGACCTGGTCGATCTGCCCGGTCCTCCCGAGGAGGAGGCCGACATCGAGGGCATCGCGCGCAGTGAGGGCTGGCTGTGGGCGGTCGGCTCACACAGCCTGGCCCGCAAGCAGATCAAGCCGCACCACGGCGTCGAGAAGGCGGTCAGGCGCCTTGCCAAGGTCAAGCGGCAAGCCAACCGTTACGTGATCGCCCGGCTCGCCGTCGAGCCGGGAGCCGACGGCAGGCCCGAGCCGGTGCGCGTGGCCGCCGACGGGCGGCGCTCGGCGCTCATCGGCGGCGCCGGCTCGGAGAACCTCACCGACCTGCTGAGCGACGACGAGCACCTCGCGCCCTTCCTCGCGATCCCGTCCAAGGACAACGGGCTCGACGTCGAGGGCCTCGCCGCGCACGGCGACTCGCTCTACATCGGTCTGCGCGGCCCGGTCCTGCGGGGATGGGCGGTCGTGCTGGAGGTGCTCCCGGTGCCCGATGCGCGCGATCCGGCCCGGCTGACGCTGGGTTCGTGGGCGGACGGCACCCGCTACCGCAAGCACTTCGTGAACCTGGGCGGGCTCGGCGTCCGGGACCTGTGTCCCGACGGCGACGACCTGCTCGTGCTGGCCGGCCCGTCGATGGCGCTGTCCGGACCCGTGCGCGTGTACCGCTGGCACGGCGCGGTGGCGGGGCGGACCGGACTGGTCGTGCGCGGCGAGGACATCACGCTCGAGACCGACCTGCCGCACGGTGACGGGGTCGACCACGCCGAGGGCATCGCGCTGCTCGAGCCGGGCGACGGCGCGGAAGCACGGCTGCTCGTCGTCTACGACAGCCCGTCGCCCGCCCGCAGGCCCACCCCGCACTCGGTGCTCGCCGATCGGATCGGCCCGTGACACGCCGGTGAGGCGGCCGTGCAACCCCGGAGAGTCAGGCTCGGCGCATGGACAAGCGGGGCGGCTCGCCGCAGGGCCTGGTCAGGGGTCGGGTCGTCACGCGGGACGACGCCGCGTACGACGAGGCGCGCGCGGTGCACAACGGCGCGATCGACGCACATCCCGTGACGATCGTGCAGGTCAGCGGCGTGGAGGACGTCAAGCGCACGATCTGGTTCGCCCGCAGGCGGGGCCTCTCGCTCAGCGTCAGGGCAGGCGGGCACGGCGTGGTCGGCAACGCCGTGCGCGGCGACGTCGTCGTCGACCTGTCCGCGCTGCGTGCGGTCACCGTCGACCCGGTCGCTCGGACCGCAGTGGTGCACGGCGGCGCGACGTGGGGAGACGTCGACGCCGCCACGCAGGCGCACGGGCTCGCCGTGCCGGGCGGGCGGATCAGCAGCACCGGCGTCGGCGGGCTCACCCTCGGCGGCGGCGAGGGATGGCTGTCGTCGAAGCACGGGCTCAGCTCGGACAACCTGATCGCGGCCGAGCTCGTCACCGCCGCCGGGGACAGCGTGCCGGCCTGTGAGGACACCTCGCCCGAGCTGTTCTGGGCGCTGCGCGGCGGTGGCGGCAACTTCGGCGTGGTCACCTCGTTCACGTTCCGGCTGCACCCGGTCGAGCCCCTCGTCATGGCCGGGATGCTCGGCTATCCCCTTTCGGCAGCGCCCGAGGTGCTGGCGACGCTGACCGAACTGCACGAGGCGGGTGAGGAGAACTTCGCGGGCGCCGCCGCGTTCCGGTTGGCACCGCCCGCCCCGTTCGTGCCCGGCGACATCGTGGGCACACCGATCATCGCGGTGATCCCGGCCTGGTTCGGCGAGCACGATGCGGGCAAGGCGTTCCTCGCGCCGCTGCGCGAGCGGGTCAGGCCCGTTGTCGACGCCGTCGCGCCGATGCCGTACGTCGCGCTGCAGTCCATGCTCGATGCCGGATCCCCGAAGGGGATGCGCAACCGGTGGTCCGGCGGGATCGTGCGGGATCTCGGCCCGACGCTGGTCGACCGGATGCGGCGGTCCGCGGTGCGGCTGCCCGGCCCGCTCACCCAGATCCTGATCTCGCCGCTGCCGGACGCGGTCCGCAGGCTGCCCGACGACGCGACGGCGTTCCCCGCCCGCTCCGGCGGCCGCTGGATCGTGCACCCCGTCGCGGTCTGGGCCGACCCGGCAGCCGACGAGGAGGCGGCCGCGTGGGTCGCCGAGCTGACCGCGGTGGTCCGCGCGCACGGCGAGACCGGCAGCTACCTCAACCTCGACGACCCCGACGACACCCGGATCCGCTGGGCGATGGGCGATGGGCGCTACCGGAGGCTGCAGCGGGTCAAGGCCGCGTGGGACCCGGAGGACGTCTTCCACCACTGCACCCACATCGCGCCGCACCCTGGACGCTGAAGCCGTCTTGCAGTACGCCTGTACTGCTGGCCGGTCGAGGCCACCACATCTCGAAGGGGAGCCCCATGGGTAGCGACTCGGACTCGATGGATCGCACCACCGCGTCCCTGCTGTACGAGCTGCTGCGGTTCGTCGCGGAGGGACCACGCAGCTACGCCGAGGTGATGGAAGCGTGGCGGACGTCGTGCCCGCGGTTGCCGATCTGGGAGGAGGCGACCGAGCGCGGCCTCCTCAGGAGGGAGAGGGACGAGTCGGGCGTCCCGGTCGTCCGGATCACGGCGGCGGGGCGTGCTGTCCTGCTCGAGGCCCGAGGCTACTGAGCCGGGAGTCAGGCGCCGCCGTGACCGGCGGCTGAATCGATCTCCGCGCCGTATCCTCCTCGTACCGGTGGTACAGGGGGGACGATGACGTCGCGCACGCTCGCCGATCCGACCCAACCGGTAACGGCGGGCTGGGTTGTCCGCTTCTCGCTCGCCTGGATCGGGCTGTACGCGGGCCTGTTCGGGCCGCTCGAGGTGCTGCTGCCCCAGCAGATCGCGCAGCTCGCACCCGCCGACAAGGAAGCGACACTCGCGCTGGTACTCGGGGCGGGGGCGGCCTGCTCGCTCGTGGCGAACCCGCTGTTCGGCGCGCTGTCGGACCGCACGCGATCCCGATTCGGCCGGCGCAGGCCCTGGATCGCGCTCGGGTTCGCCGGGGGCGCCGTCGCGATCGCGCTGCTCGCGGCGGCGCCGACCGTCCCGTTCGTGGTGCTCGGGTGGTGCGCGGTGCAGACGTTGCTGAACGCCCCGTTCGCCGCGCTCAGCGCCGCCGTGCCCGACGAGGTGCCGGCCGCGCAGCGGGGCACGGCCGCTGGGTACCTCGGCCTGGCGTTCGTCGTCGGAATCGGCGCGGGCGCCGGGCTCGCCGTGCTCGGCGGCGCGACCGCCACCGGATACCTGCTCTGCGCGCTCGTCGCCCTGCTCTGCAGCCTCCCGTACATCCTGCTGGGACGGCACACGCCGTACCGGCCGGACACGTGGCGATGGGGCGAGTTCCTGCGCGGGTTCTGGATCAACCCCGTGCGCCACCCCGACTTCGGCTGGGGCTTCCTCACCCGGTTCCTGGTGAACCTCGGCAACGCGGTCGTACTGCTCTACCTGTTCTTCTTCCTGTCCGACGTCGTGGGGCTCGCCGACCCGGCCTCAGGCGTGCTGGTCCTCACGGCGATCTACTCGGTGGCGATGCTGGGCTCCGTCGTCGTCGCCGGTCCGCTCTCGGACCGCCTGGCCCGGCGGCGCGTGTTCGTCACCGGCGGCGCACTCGTCATGGCCGCCGCTGCCGTGCTGATCTCGGTGTGGCCGGTCTGGGCGGGTGTGGTGGTCGCCGCGGTGGCGCTCGGGATCGGGTTCGGCGCGTACAGCGCGGTGGACTTCGCGCTGCTCACCCAGGTGCTCCCCGCGGCGCGCGACCGGGGAAAGGACCTCGGCGTGCTCAACATCGCCAGCTCGCTCCCCCAGGTCCTCGCCCCGGTGATCGCCGCACCGATCGTCACCGGTCTGGGCGGGTACGCGGCGCTCTACCTCGTGGCGGCGGCGATCGAGGTCACGGGCGCGGTGCTGGTCTACCGGATCCGCTCGGTGCGCTGACCCCGGGGCGCTGACGTCTCACGACGAGACGCTCTGCCCACCGCTCCAGATCGGCTGCCGATGCGCCGTGGGCCCGCAGCCATCCGGCGGTCCCCCCGGAATGGCCGTCGACGACGTCGAGCACGTGTTCGATGGCCTCCGGCGTGCTCAGGCCGGCCAGCGCAGCGCGCCCACCGGGGAAGCCCGCGGCAAGGGCGTGCCGATCGGCGATCAGCGCCTGGTTCTCCTCGGTGCGCCGGTAGTCGGCCACGACCGCGTCCCGGCGCACGCCCGCGGCCCGCAGCAGCAGCGCGGTGACGACGCCGGTCCGGTCCCGTCCGGCGGCGCAGTGCACGAGCACCGGGGGCTCCGCCCGAACGACTGCCGTCACAGCCGCAACGATCTGCACCGGGTGCTCGCGGATCCACCTGCGGTAGAGCGCGAGGAACCACCGCCCCAGTTCCGTGTCGGGCGGCAGCACCGGCGCCGCCGCGCCCGCGGCCCTCGTGTCGTCGATCAGCGCAACCGGCAGCACGACCGTCGCGCCGACGGCGAGCGGGTGCGGCGCCACCGCGCGCTCGCGCGTCGATCGCAGGTCGAGGACCGTGCGCGGCGGCCAGGCCGCGATCCCGGACGGCGGTGGGTCGCCGGCCAGCGGCGCGTCGCTGCGGTAGAGCACACCCGCGCGGGTGGTCCGGCCGTCCTCGGTGGGGAGGCCGCCGACGTCGCGCACGTTGCAGAGGCCGGTCACGATGCCCATCGCTACCGATGGTGCGCCCGCTCGGTGGCCCCGCGGCGAACCAGGGATGAACGATCGACCTACGCCGGCAGCCACACCCGCATCGTCGACGGGCCGCGCTCGGCCCAGTCGTGGTACGGGACGAGCGGGACGTCGAAGGTCTCGCCGGCACCGGCAGGCTCCGCGTCCGGCCCGCCGTACGGCCACGGGCGGGAGTGAGCGGGTGACCGGCGCAGCCGCACGACCACCGCGCCGTCCACGTCACGGGGAGCGACCGCCGGGTCGAGCCGGACACCCGAGATGTCGTCGACCCGGCCCGCGCTCGCGGCCACCAGGTCGACCGACTCCAGGCACAGCACCTCGGGGCCGCGCTCCACGGCGAGGCATCCGCGCACGGCGTCGATCCGCGGGTCGGCGGCGGTGAACCGCGGGGTCACGGGCAGGTGCAGCTCGACGACGTCGCCGGCGCGGAACGCCCGCCGCACCAGCGCTGTCCCGGGTGTCACCGCCTCCTCGGATCCGTCCACGACGAGGCGCGCCCCCTCCGCCCACGCGGGCACCCGCAGCGAGAGCGTCCACGGCGCGGCGGCATCCTCGCGGACCCGGACCCGGATCACCCCGTCCCGCGGGTAGCCGGTCTCGACGTCCAGCGCGATCGCCATCCCGGACGGCAAGGTCGTCCGGATCGCGGCGGGGGCGTACTGGTGCAGCTGCAGACCATCGTCGTCGACGGTCGCGACGTACGCGGCGAGGCTCGCGAGGGTCCGCGCCACGTTCGGCGGGCAGCACGACACCTCGAACCACGGCGCACGCACCGACGACGACGCCCGCGGCGAGAGCTCCCCTGCGGCGGCAGGCGTGCCGGGCGTGCGCTGGTGCAATGTGTTCGCGTAGAAGAACGCCGTGCCCTCTGCCGACGACGAGGTCGCGACGACGTTGACCAGGTTCCGCTCGATGAGGTCCGCGTAGTGCGCGGAGCCCCGCGCGAGCAGGAGGCGCCAGCTGAACATGATCGACGCGACGGAGGCACAGGTCTCGGAGTAGGCCCGGTCGGGCGGCAGCACCCAGTCGTCGCCGAACGCCTCGTCCTGGTGGTGCGACCCCACGCCGCCGGTGAGGTAGGTGCGCCGCGCCACGGTGTTGTGCCACTGCGTGACCAGCGCCGCGAGGAGCTCCTCGTCGCCCCGTTCGACGGCGACGTCGACCGCGCCGGCGGCCAGGTAGCCGGCCCGCACCGCGTGCCCGCGGAGCACGGTCGCGTCCCGGACAGGAACGTCGTCCTGGTAGTAGGAGCGCCCGAACTCGATGTCGCGCAGCGTGCCGCGGCCGCGGCGCTCCACGAAGAGCGCGGCCTGGTCGAGGTAGCGCTCGTCGCCGGTGACACGGGCGAACTCGACGAGGGCCGGTTCGATCTCGGCGTGCCCGCACACGGACTCGATCCCGCCGGGCCCGAACACCACGCACACGAGATCGGCGGCGCGACGGGCGACCTCGACGAGCCCGTCGTCGGCGTCCGGCCGGGTGCGGGCCCGCGCGACGGCCGCCTGCAGCAGGTGGCCGATGCAGTACAGCTCGTGACCCCACTCCAGGGCCGACCAGCGCTCCCCCTGCCCCGGCCTGCCGAACTTCGTGTTGAGGTAGCCGTCGGGCTCCTGCGCGGCAGCGACCCGGGCCGCCACCTTGCGGAACCGGTCCTCGAGCGCGGGATCGCCGGTGCGGCCGATCTCCCACGCCACGGCCTCCAGGTACTTGTAGACCTCCGAGTCGGAGAACTCCCGCCCGCGCCGTCCGTCGGGGAGCTCGCCCGCGGCGGCGAGGTCGAAGTTGCCGATCCACCCCTCGCGCTCGAGCCAGTGCTCGATGTGGGCGAGTGTCGCGGTGCCGTTCACGTGCTGGCGCTCCGCCCAGAAGCCACCGGTGATCGTCACCTCGCCCAGCGCGAGCGGCCGCAGCCGCCCGCGGGTGGGCACGACGGGGCTCGCGATCAGCGTCATGTGGTCATCCCTTGAGTGCGCCCGACATGAAGCCGCGCACGTAGTGTCGTTGGAGCAGCAGGAACAGCACGATGCACGGGAGCGCGAGCACCACGACGCCGGCCTCGGTGGCGCCGTAGTCGACCACCCCCTGCACCTGACCGCGCAGGTTGGACACGGCGAGCGGCAGCGTCATGCGGTCGGTGTCGTTGATGAGGATCAGCGGCGCCATGAAGTCGTTCCACGCCGCCAGGAACGCGAAGAGACCCACCGTGATCAGCCCTGGCGCCGTGGCAGGGATCAGCACGCGCCACAGCGCCGTGAACGTCGAGCAGCCGTCGACCATCGCCGCCTCGTCGAGCTCGCGCGGCACGGCCTCGAACGAGATCCGCATCATGAACGTCGAGAACGGCAGCTGGAACATCGTCAGCACCAGCGCGAGCCCCACGAGCGAGTTCTGCAGCCCGACCCGCGTGAGCAGCACGTACAGCGGGATCAGCAGCGTGGCGTACGGGACCATGAGGATCGCGAGCGTCACCAGGAACAGCAGGTTCTTGCCCGGGAACGAGAACCGGGCGAACGCGTACCCGCCGAGCGTCGACACGACGAGCGTGAGCGCCACGGTGAGCAGCGAGACGAACGCGGAGTTCGCGAGGTACTGCCAGATCCCGGCCTGGTACTCCCCGAGCGCCCGGTAGTTGCCGAACCCCCAACCCTCCACCTGGCTGGTGCCCGCGTGCGGTGACACCGACGCCACGGCTGTCCAGACGATCGGGTAGAGGAAGATCACCGCAAGGGCGCCGGTGAACACCCAGTACGGGGTGCGCAGCACGATCCCCGCGATGCTCGTGGTGGGGGCGGGCCCGGTGCCGCGCGGCGGGGCGGCCTGCGCGGTCGCGCGCGTGATCTGCGTGGTCAACTCTCCTCCGGACGACGGAACGCGCGGATCTGCAGCACGTTGACCAGCACCAGCACGCCCAGCACCAGCACGGAGAGCGCGGCGGCGACGCCGAGGTCGTTCTGGCCCTGGAACGCGACCGTGTAAACCAGCTGCACCACCGAGATCGTGCTGTTGTCCGGGCCGCCCTTGGTGAGGATGTAGAACTGCTCGAACGCGAGCAGCGACCCGGTCACGCACAGCACGGTGCAGAGCGCGAGCGTGGGGCGCAGCAGCGGGATCGTGATGTGGCGGAACGTCTGCCACCGCCCGGCGCCGTCGATGCGGGCGGCCTCGTACACATCGGCCGGCACGGACTGGAGGCCCACGAGCATGAGCAGCATGTAGAAGCCCGCGTACCGCCACACGATCAGGAAGAGCGTGGACCACAGCGCGGCGTCCGGCGTGCCGAGGAACGTGGCGCCCATGCTCTCCATGATCGGCGCGAACGGGCCTGCGAACGGCGAGTACAGCACGTAGAACAGCAGCGAGGCCGACGCCAGCCCGAGCGCGCTGGGCACCAGGAACGCGGTGCGCATGAGGCCCTTCCAGCTGGTCGACTCCTGCACGAGCAGCGCGAGGCCCAGCCCGAGCCCGATGAGCAGCACGGTGGCGAGCACCGTGTACTTCAGCGTGAAGACCACCGAGTCGAGGAAGAACCGGTTGGTCAGCGCGCGGGAGTAGTTCGCGGGGAAGTTCCAACCCTGGTTGCCCGACAGCAGCGGCCACCGCGACGCCGACATGAGCAGCACGAGCAGCAGCGGGAGCACGAACAGGGCCGCGACGAACACCGCCGTGGGCGTGGCGTACAGCCAGCCCTGCAGCGCCCGGCCAAGGGGTCGCCGCCGGACGGCCTCGACAGAGGCGGTCACCGAAACCTCCTTCCCTACTCCGACATGTCGTGAGTGGTTACGCGCGCTACAGCGCGCATAACCGCTCACGAGTGCCGAAGGCGCTGCTACTGCTGGGACAAGACCGCGGTGATCTCGTCGTTGTTCTTCGCGAGGTCGGCACCGTTGCCGAGCACTGCATCTCGTACCAGCGTGAGCCACGGGCTGTTCGTGGCGTTGAACGCCTGCTGGAAGTTGGTGGCGACGGGTGTCTCGCCCTCCGCGGCCACCTCGTTGATCGTCACGAGGCGCGGATCCGAGGTCGCGTACTTGTTGTTCGAGAGGTCCGAGCGCGACACGACGTCGAGGTTCTTGCCCAGCACCTCGACCTGCGCGTCCTCCGACATCAGCCAGGACAGGAAGTTCCACGCCTGCGCTGCCTTCTCGGAGTCCTTGGAGATGCCGATCCCGTCGCCACCGACGAACGTGGAGCTGCCGCCGGTGGGGCCGGGGATGCCGGCCACGCCGACGTCGAAGCCCTGCGTGGAGGACAGCAGCGTGGCCGGGTAGAACTGCAGTCCGACCTTGCCCTCGGTGAAGCCCGCGGTCCACGTCGGACCCGCCTCGTCGCGCGAGGAC encodes:
- a CDS encoding BTAD domain-containing putative transcriptional regulator, which encodes MLVRMGAAHIGGAGVEVLVLGPAQCTADGAALTVERPLERALLVRLALATGTPVADERLTADLWGDAEITRPAERLRVLASRLRRALGPHAGVLSRSPAGYALSAQPRDLLAARSAADALAAARRANDPAAARSAAAEALAMWRGPALGDMRGVAFAAVEGERLDAWRLDLLVQRLTADLALGAAAEVVTELDRLAAENPVHEGLCGLLALALYRGGRQTDALDRLARMRRTLADELGVDLGPALADLELRMLRHDPALLEAGPAPSTRVPMSGPPMTQPPPPRTVGTRLPAPATTFVGRDADLAVLVERLREPCLITLVGGPGAGKSRLAVEAASTVAAGGRPTVFVELAPLKPAASVAATAGVAVGVPATSVDPVRAIAAALGGALLVLDNAEHVVEQVGELVTALRRHTELTVLVSSQRPLLLAEEEQHRIGPLGAGDAATLFRQRISVDAEPGDVGTICAAVDRLPLGIELAAGLTRTLSVAQLASRMPDRLRLLVGGRRDAGTRHTSMRTALAWSHDLLGEPERTLLRRVAVFSGGFELEAAEQVAAGPPLAADDVASLLADLVDRSLVTRQSDRGRHRFTLLETVREYALEQLAAAGEAEEIRDRHLEWCRTIARAADLGVVEAEWPNLIEALERAPRSERSAEGLRLALALHWWWQARGQFEEERRHLAALVGAEGARLEDQCWALLFHGLASALLGEIDEVAQLLARTCELAARSGNAELIMTAHLYLGTIEIQRDNAAAGLEALEAGRAVAEKSDDARFLAALTEMAAAGYLYLGDGKAAMALYEVAAAIGEGQPREHVFARGLARLDPQAAMDVVEGIATFAAAANIRMGARWEALRRAAASDPDLDAALQHCEQLARLDNRLTVALLAERGVLRTEVPVDELGDLLWVVMRSEQCQRLVDQAGWTERRYTDWLRRAVVQILLPGPGSTAGLLDVLA
- a CDS encoding DUF3616 domain-containing protein, yielding MERAGQVELVFSGGTSRTGNHVNLSAVRTEGEHLWLAGDETATIERLVLDSPSAPTRGGCERSFALADLVDLPGPPEEEADIEGIARSEGWLWAVGSHSLARKQIKPHHGVEKAVRRLAKVKRQANRYVIARLAVEPGADGRPEPVRVAADGRRSALIGGAGSENLTDLLSDDEHLAPFLAIPSKDNGLDVEGLAAHGDSLYIGLRGPVLRGWAVVLEVLPVPDARDPARLTLGSWADGTRYRKHFVNLGGLGVRDLCPDGDDLLVLAGPSMALSGPVRVYRWHGAVAGRTGLVVRGEDITLETDLPHGDGVDHAEGIALLEPGDGAEARLLVVYDSPSPARRPTPHSVLADRIGP
- a CDS encoding FAD-binding oxidoreductase gives rise to the protein MDKRGGSPQGLVRGRVVTRDDAAYDEARAVHNGAIDAHPVTIVQVSGVEDVKRTIWFARRRGLSLSVRAGGHGVVGNAVRGDVVVDLSALRAVTVDPVARTAVVHGGATWGDVDAATQAHGLAVPGGRISSTGVGGLTLGGGEGWLSSKHGLSSDNLIAAELVTAAGDSVPACEDTSPELFWALRGGGGNFGVVTSFTFRLHPVEPLVMAGMLGYPLSAAPEVLATLTELHEAGEENFAGAAAFRLAPPAPFVPGDIVGTPIIAVIPAWFGEHDAGKAFLAPLRERVRPVVDAVAPMPYVALQSMLDAGSPKGMRNRWSGGIVRDLGPTLVDRMRRSAVRLPGPLTQILISPLPDAVRRLPDDATAFPARSGGRWIVHPVAVWADPAADEEAAAWVAELTAVVRAHGETGSYLNLDDPDDTRIRWAMGDGRYRRLQRVKAAWDPEDVFHHCTHIAPHPGR
- a CDS encoding MFS transporter — its product is MTSRTLADPTQPVTAGWVVRFSLAWIGLYAGLFGPLEVLLPQQIAQLAPADKEATLALVLGAGAACSLVANPLFGALSDRTRSRFGRRRPWIALGFAGGAVAIALLAAAPTVPFVVLGWCAVQTLLNAPFAALSAAVPDEVPAAQRGTAAGYLGLAFVVGIGAGAGLAVLGGATATGYLLCALVALLCSLPYILLGRHTPYRPDTWRWGEFLRGFWINPVRHPDFGWGFLTRFLVNLGNAVVLLYLFFFLSDVVGLADPASGVLVLTAIYSVAMLGSVVVAGPLSDRLARRRVFVTGGALVMAAAAVLISVWPVWAGVVVAAVALGIGFGAYSAVDFALLTQVLPAARDRGKDLGVLNIASSLPQVLAPVIAAPIVTGLGGYAALYLVAAAIEVTGAVLVYRIRSVR
- a CDS encoding tyrosine-protein phosphatase — translated: MGIVTGLCNVRDVGGLPTEDGRTTRAGVLYRSDAPLAGDPPPSGIAAWPPRTVLDLRSTRERAVAPHPLAVGATVVLPVALIDDTRAAGAAAPVLPPDTELGRWFLALYRRWIREHPVQIVAAVTAVVRAEPPVLVHCAAGRDRTGVVTALLLRAAGVRRDAVVADYRRTEENQALIADRHALAAGFPGGRAALAGLSTPEAIEHVLDVVDGHSGGTAGWLRAHGASAADLERWAERLVVRRQRPGVSAPSGSGRPAPRP